The Actinosynnema mirum DSM 43827 genomic interval CCTCTCCGCTCGGCTCGGCCTCCCCGCCCTGCTCGTCGCCCCCGCCCGCCACCGGTGGCGCCAGAACCCCGCGGTCCACCCGCTCCGGGATCTGCCTGCCCTCCACCAGGGCGCGCAGCGCGGGCGTGTGGAAGCCGCCCGTCACCACGACCACCGGGGCGTCGCCCGCGTCCGCCAGGGCGGCGCGGACCCAGGACGCCATGTGCTCCTCGCGGGCCCGGTCGCCCGCGCTCGCCTCGGCGCCGCCGCGGATCAGGTCGAAGTACGCGTCCAGCCGCTCCGCCAGGCCCTCCCGGTCCGGGATCTCGAACAGGTGGTCCCACAGCGCGTCCACGTTGTCGACCGCGAACTCCGCGCACAGCAGCTCCACCGCCCGCGCGTGCCTGACCGCCGCGTCCGCGTACCGGTTCCGCACGTCCCAGAACGCCGGGTGCCAGGACGGCAGGTCGATGAACCGCACCTGCGCGCCCACCTCCCGGCCCGCGTTCAGCGCCACCCACTCCGGCGAGTAGTCGCAGAACGGGCTCCACGACGCGTGCGCCCGCTCCTCGTCGCGCCGGTAGCTGTACAGCGCGATCGGCAGCTCGTGCCCCAGCAGCAGCTCGTCCAACCGCCCGTTGACGTCGGCGGGCCCCTCCACGAGCACGTGCGCGGGCCGCAGCCCGCGGATCACCTCGTCGACCAGCGCGCTGCACGCGGGGCTGTGGTGCCGCACGCCCAGGTAGACCGCGCCCATCAGCCGGGCAGCAGGTGTCGGGCCCGGTGCAGCTCGGACCACTGCTCGCCCTTGCGGCGACCGGCCTGCTGCTCCAGGTAGCGCCGCAGCTTGGCCAGGTCGTCCGGGCTGTCCTTGGCCGCCGTGCCCGCCAGGCACTCGACCACGTCCGCCGCCGTGCCCGCCTCACCGCGCAGGTACCAGCCGCGCAGGCCCACCGCGTGCGCCACGGACACGGCCTCGGCCGTGCTCATCACCGTGCTGAGCCGGTCCGCCTGCCCGCTGCCGCCCTCGCGCAGGTCGCGGAACGTGCGCACCAGCACCTCCAGCACGTCCCGGCGCGGCGGAACGCCCACCCCGGACCGCTCCAGCAGCTTCGCCGACTCCTGCTCGACCAGCTCCAGCTCGGTGCGCAGGTCCGCGATCGGGAACACGGTCTCGAAGTTGAACCGCCGCTTCAGCGCCGCGCTCATCTCGTTCACGCCCCGGTCGCGGGTGTTCGCGGTGGCGATGACGTTGAACCCGGCCTTCGCGAACACCATGCTGTCGCGCCCGATCAGCTCCGGCACCGCCACGACCCGCTCGGACAGCAGCGACAACATGCAGTCCTGCACCTCGAGGGGGCAGCGGGTGATCTCCTCGAACCGCACCACCTTGCCCTCGGCCATGCCGCGCAGCATCGGCGCGGGCACCAGCGAGCGCGGCGACGGGCCCTCGGCGACCAGCAGCGCGTAGTTCCACGAGTACTTGATCTGGTCCTCGGTGGTGGCCGCGCCGCCCTGGATGGTCAGCGTCGACTCGCCGCACACGGCCGCCGCGATCAGCTCGGACAGCAGCGACTTGGCGGTGCCCGGCTCGCCGACCAGCATCAGGCCCCGGCTGGTGGCCAGGGTGACGAGCGAGCGGTCGACCAGCGACGGGTCGCCGACGAACTTGCGGCTCACCCCGAGCTTGTCGTCGCCCACCACGAACCGGCGGGCGGCGTCCAGGCTCAGCGCCCAGCCCGGCGGCCGGTGCGCTCGGTCGGACTCGCGCAGCCTGGCCAGCTCGTCGGCGAACCGCACCTCGGCTGGCGGGCGCTGCAGGTCGTCGGGGAAGTCGGTGTCGGACACGGCGGAACCCTCGGTCTCCTCGGTGCGGGCGGGTGGTCTTCGTGCGGGCCGGGCGGTGGGGCAGGTGCGGTGGGGCAGATGTGGTGGGGCAGGCTGCGGGACAGCGGGTGGGGCGGGTGCTGCGCTTGCGGAAATTACCTGGTCATGCGGGTGCGGGCGGGCTGGTTCAGCGGATCAGGCCGTCCAGGTCGCCCAGCGCCTCGGACAGCGCGACCGGGTCGGCGGTCCCGAACCGGTGCACGCGCTCCCCCTCGGCCGTCGGCGAGTGGTCGGCGAGCCGCACCTCGGTGATCCGCTGCTCGTCCTGCGCCGGGTCGTGGTCGCGGTCCACGCCGGGGTCCAGGCCGACCACGACCGCGCGCCCGTCCGGGAGCGGTCGCCGCACCCGGTCGATCACCCCGCCGTTGCCCAGACCGTCGTGCTCCCAGCCCTTCCGCAGCAGCCCGAGCACCTTCCCGTGCGGTGCCACCCGGTCGTGGAACCTGACCAGCGCGGTCGCCCCGGCCTCCTCGGCGGTGAGCCGGTGCACCGGTCTGCCGAGCTGCGGGAACGGTTGCAGCACCTCGTAGTCGGCCAGCAGCTCCGCCCACGCCTCCAGGTCGTCGCCGAGCCCCATGGGGTGGGCCAGCGCCACCCGCTCGTCCGGGCCGAGGACAACAGGGCTCTCGTTCAGGTCGCCGAGCGTGCGGTCCTCGGCGAGCCGGAACGCCAGTCCCGACTCGGTGATCCACACCAGCCTGCGGGCCAGGTGCCACACCAGCGGGTGGTGCGCGAACAGCGCGGTGAACTCCTCCGCGCTCCAGGTCCGCCCCGCCAGCATCGCCTGCTCCAACCGGGCGATCTGCCCGACCGCCGCGGTGCGCACGTCCTTCTTCAGCGCCGCGAACCGCCGCTGCGCCTCGGGCGCGAGCACCCGGTCGTCCCGCGCGCCGGGCTTGGGCAGGGACTTGAGCCGCTTGCCGTCCGGACCGGTCACGTGCGGGGTGAGCTGCTCGTCGAACCCGACCGTGAACCGCCTCGGCCCGTAGTCCAGCACCAGCGAGCCCTCCGGGGACAGCCCGAAGTCCGGCACCAGCCGGTCGGCCAGCTGCTCCGGGGTCAGCCCCCGCGAGGTGGCCACCTCGTCCAGCCTGGCCTGCGCCCCGGTCCGCACGCCCTTGTGCCTGACCCGCCGCGCCAGGTCGCCCAGGTGCAGCAGCGCCACGTCCGTGCCGAGCCGCGCCAGCACGTCCAGCGCGGTCGCCGCCCGCGCGTGCCCGCCCTCGGCCGGCCACATCCGGATCAGCGGGCTCAGCTCGCGCACCACCTCGTCGTCACCGACCAGGCCGAGTCCGGTGAGCGCCCAGCCCTCCTTGGCGGGCATCCCCGACAACCGCCACAGCTCGAACACCTCCTGCGCGAACCGGGCCAGCGACGTCGGGTCGCACGCCCGCCGCACCTGATCGAGACCCGCGTACGGCTCGTCCGGCGTGGACAGCGCCAGCACCACCAGCACGTTCCGCGCGGCCCGCGGCGGAAGGGCCCGCTCCCCGCCGCGCAGCAGCAGCTGCGGCAGCGCGTCCTCGTCCAACCAGGCCGGGACCGCCGGGACCCTGGCGGGCAGCACGTCCAGCGGGTCCACCGCCAGCGCCGCTGCCACCACCGACGCGACCCGCTCACCCCGCTCGCGCGCGGCCGTCATCGCGTGCTCGGGGGTCTGCCGCAGCGCGTTCTCCGCAGCCCGCCGCCTGGCCCCGGCCGGACCGACCGCGACCGGCACCAGCAGCCGGGCCGCGACGAGCCCGTGCCGCTCCAACCAGCGCCGCGCCACCGGCCGCGCGGACCGCACCCGCACCAGCCAGTCCGCGACCAGCCCGGCCACCTCGGGCGTCGCGCACGGCAGCACCAGCTCCGCCAGCGTCGCGGGCCGCGCCCTGGCCAGCGCCAGCGCCTGCGGCAGCGCCTCCAGCCCGAACCGGGCGACCAGCGGCCTGCCCCACCGCTCCGCGCCCCTCGGGTCCGGCGTCCAGTCCGCCAGCAGCGGCCGGACCTCGTCCTCGGGGCCGCCCACGAACAGCGGCGGCTCCTCGTGCCTCCAGCGCAGCTCGCCCGCCCGGTAGTCCCGCACCAGGGCCGCCCACTCGGCCGGGGTCCGGACCCCGGCCCCCACCGCCGACCAGGTCTCGCGCTCACCCGGCTCCCACACCAGCGCGCGCCCGGCGGGCGGTTCCACCCCCGGCACGACCTCCGGCTCGGCGGGCCGCCGCTTCACCTCCCACGGCGGCGACACCAGCACCCGCGGCAGCTCGTCCACCCCGGCCTCGGGCACGCCGCGGTGCGCGGCCCGGACGCGCTCCAGCGCCGCGCGCACCCGCTCGGGAACCTCGGTCGGGTCCACGTCCCGGAACCGCACCACCAGCGCGCGCAGCAGCCGCGCGGCCTCGCTGGTCGACGGCCTGCCCGCGGTCTCGGCGTCCAGCAGCCGCAGCGCCCGCTCCGGGTCGCGCAGCGACAGCCCCATCAGCGCGGACCGCGCGTACCGCTGCTTGATCCGGGGCAGCAGGAACTGGAACGGCCCGTCCCCCGGCATCGACGCGATCACGTCGAGCACGGCCTCGTGCCCGCGCAGCGGCAGCTCCAGCAGCCGCTCCAGCACGGGCAGCAGGTCGTGACCCATGACGTCCAGCGCGGTGTGCAGCACCTCGGGCGTGGTCACGTGCCAGAGCACCCACTCCAGCCGCAGCAACCGCTGGAGCTGGTCGACCGCCCCGACCGACAGCAGCACGACCCGGCCGTCGGGGGAGTGCCGAGGACCGGCCAGGACCTCGGTGACGACCTCCTCCACCCAGGCGGCCTCGGTCGGCACCAGGTAGCTGACCGCCAGCCTGCCCACGGGGGAGCCCCGGAGCCCGGCCAGCGCGGCGACCACCTCGGCGTGCACGTCGTCCGGGCACACCGCGAGCAGCGACCGCACCAGGCGCCCGCCCACCACCCCGCGCGCCACCGCGTCCTGCGACACCCGCCTGCGCACCGCCCTGCGGGGCACGCCGTCCCCGTCCTGGTAGCGCAGGACCACGATCCCGGCCAGCTCCACCACCGCCTGGGCGGCGAACACCAGCCCGTGCGCGTCGACCCAGGCCGCCACCGGCCCGTCCAGGTCGGGCGTCGCCTCGTCCCCCAGCAGGCAGGCGACGACCGCCGCGCCCAGCGGGTTCCGGTCGCCGTCCAGGTGCGCGTTCGCGGCCTCGACCAGCTCGGGCGCGCTCCCGTTCACCCTGCTCGCCCAGGAGCCCTCGCTGGGAGCCGTGGCGTGCAGCGCCCAGCGCGCCTGCGGGGGCAGCTCCTCGCGCCGGTCCACCCGGCCCGCCGCCACGCCCCCCGCCGCCACGACCTCCGGGCGCGTCCGACCTCCCCGCCTGGGGTGCGCCTCCCCGCGCACGCCCGGCGGGAGCCGGAACTCCCCGATCACGCCCCCCGCAGTCCCCACTGCCGTCCTTCCCCAAGCCGCTCAACCGAATCCGCTCAACCGAATCCGGGTGAACCGTACGACGGGGGTCCGACAATTCCGGTTCCCCGGCGGACCGCGGCGGTCGGTCCACATCGGACGCGCGGCGCCCGACCGCTCAGCGGGCCAGTCCCAGCAGGTCCTCCACCACCTCGGACACCACCACCGGATCGGCCGTCCCGAACGGGCCCCGCTCGGCGATCCGCACCTCGGTGATCCGCTGCCCGGTCCCCACCGGGACGCGCCCGCGCGGCAGGGCCGGGTCCAGCCCGACCACGACCCCGCGCCCGTCCGGCAGCGCCCGCCGCACCCGCCCGATCGGACCGCCCAGCCCGCCCGCCTGGCTCCAGGGGCCCCGGTCGAGCAGCGCGACCACCTTCCCGTTCAGCACCGGGAAGTCCCGGAACCGGGCCAGTTCGTCCGCCCCGCCCTCCTCGGCGGTGAGCCGGTGCACGGCTCTGCCCAGCTGCGGGAACGGTTGCAGCACCTCGTAGTCGGCCAGCAGCTCCGCCCACGCCGCCAGGTCCGCGCCCAGCCGCAGCGGGTGGGCGATCGCCACCCGCTCGTCCGGGCCGAGGACGACGGGGCTCTCGTGCAGGTCGCCGAGCGTGCGGTCCTCGGCCAGCCGGAACGCCAGCCCCGCCTCGGTGGTCCACACCAGCCTGCGCCCCAGCGGCCACAGCAGCGGGTGGCCGGTGAACAGGCGGGTGAACTCCTCCACGCCCCACGTCCGGCCCGCCACCATCGCCCGCTCCAGCCGGGTGAGCTGCTCGGCGGCCGAGGTGCGCAGGTCCCTCTTCAACGCCGCGAACCGCTCGTGCGCCCGCGCGGCCAGCGCCGCGTCGTCCCGCGCGCCGGGCTTGGGCAGGGACTTGAGCCGCTTGCCGTCCGGCCCGGTCACGTGCGGCCTGAGCTGCTCGTCGAACCCGACCACGAACCGCCTCGGCCCGAAGTCCAGCTCCAGCGCGCCGTCCGGGGACAGCCCGAAGTCCGGCACGAGCCGGTCGGACAGCTCCTCGGCGCTGAGCCCGCGCGCGGTCGCGACCCCGTCCAGCTCCTGCCTCGCCCGCCCCCGCAACCACTTGTTCCGCAGCCGCCGCGAGGCGTCGTCCAGGCAGGTCAGCGCCACGTCCGTGCCGATCCGCGCCAGCACCGCCAGCCCGACGTCCGCCTTGGCGCTCCCGACCGGCCACGCCGCGAGCAGCGGGCCCAGCGCGCGCACCACCTGGTCGTCGCCGACCAGGGCCAGGCAGGTGAGCGCCCAGCGGTCCGGGTGCGGGGCCCCGGCCATCCGCCACTGGTCGAACACGGCCCAGGCGAACCGGGCCAACGACGCCGGGTCGCACGCCTCCCGCGCCTGCTCCAGCCCGGCGTGCGGGTCCTCCGGGGTGGACAGCGCCAGCACCACCAGCAGGTGCCGCACCGCCCCCTCCGGCAGCGCCGTCCGACCGCCGTCCCGCAGCACCTGCGGCAGCAGGTCGGGCTCCAGCCACGCGGGAACGGCGGGGACCCGGACCGGCAGCACGTCCAGCGGGTCCAGCGCCAGCGAGGCGGCCACGATCGCGGCCACCCGCTCGCCGTGCTCGCGCGCGGCCGTCAGCGCGTGCTCGGGGATCTGCCGCAGCGCGTGCTCCGCCGCCCGCCGCTCGGTCCCGGCGGGCCCGACCGCGACCGGCGCCAGCAGCCGGGCCGCGTCCACCCCGTGCCGCTCCAGCCAGCCCCGCGCGATCGGCCGCGCGTGCTTGAACCGCGACAGCCAGTCGGCCATCACCCCCGCGACCTCGGGGGTCGCGAACGGGGCCAGCAGCCCGCCCAGCGAGGTCGGCCGGACCTGCCCCAGCGCCAGGACCCGCGGCAGCACGTCCAGCCCGAACCGGGCGACCACCGGCCTGCCCCACTGCTCGGCGGCCCACGGCTCCGGGTTCCAGCGCGCCAGCAGCGGGCGCACCAGCTCCTCGGGGGCGCGCGCGAACAGCACCGAGCCGTGGTTGGTCGGGCGGCCGTCCGCGCAGGCGTCCGCCAGCGCCGTCCAGTCGGCCGGGTCCGGGCCCGTGCGGGGCTGCTTCGCCAACCAGCCCTCCCGCTCACCCGGCTCCCAGCGCAGGTGCGGCCGGACCAGCGGTTCCAGGCCCGCCACGACGACGGGCGCCTCGGCCTCCCGGCGCTCCCGCGCCCACGGCGGCGAGGTCAGCACGGGCGGCAGGCCCTCGGCGGGCGCGGCCCGGCGCGCGGCCCGCTCCCGCGCCAGCACGGCCCCGGCCGCCTCGGGCAGGTCGCGCACGTCCAGGTCGGCGAGCCCCACCACGAGGGAGCGCAGCACGATCGCCGCGTCCGAGGTGGCGGGCCCGATCTCGGCCTCGGCGGCCAGCAGGCGCAGCGCGCGCTCCGGGTCGCGCCCGGCCACCGCGCGGGCGAGCGGGCGGACCTCGCGCTGCCCGAGGCGGGGCAGCAGGACCGCGAAGGCGTCGTCACCCGGCAGCACCGCCAGGACCTCGGCGACGAGGTCGCGGGCGGGCTCGGGCAGCTCCGGCGTCCCGAGCAGCCGGTCCAGCGCGGGCAGCAGGTCGTGGCCCAGCACGTCCAGCGCGGTCCACAGGAACTCCGGGGTCGGCAGGCGCCGCACCACCCAGTCCAGGCCCAGCAGGCGGGTGAGCTGGTCGGCCGTGCCGAGCGCGGCCAGCACCGGGTCGCTGTCGGCGGAGTCGCGCGGGCCCCGCAGGACCTCGGCCACCACCTCCTCCGCCCACTCCCGCTCGGTCGGCACGAGGTAGCTGACCAGCAGCCTGCCCTGCGGGGTGTCCCGCGACCCGGCCAGCGCGGCGACCACCTCCGCGTGCACGGCGTCCGGGCACGCGGCGAGCAGCGTCCGCGCCCGCAGCGCCAGATCCCGCTCCTGCCAGCGGATCGCGCACGAACCCGGCCGGAGCTCGCGCAGGTGCCAGCCGTGGCCACCGCTGGGGGCCGGGCAGTGCACCGCCTCCACCCGCGCCAGCCCGGCGATCGCCCGCGCGGCGAACACCAGGTCGTGCGCCTCCACCCAGGCGTCCACGAGCCGCGGCACGCGCGGGTGCTCCTGGTTCGCCAGCAGCCGCAGCACGGCCGCGGCGCCCAGCGGCGTCGGCGAGCCGTCCAGGTGCGCCTCGGCGGCCCGGACCAGGTGCGGCAGGCTCCCGACCGGCCTGCGGGCCGAGTCGTCCCCGTCCCCGACGCCGGTGAGCGCCGCGCGCGACCCCTCGGACAGCTCCGCCCGGACGTCCACCCGGTCGGCCGCCGCGCCCCGCAGCGGAGCGGCGTCCACCCCGGTCCGACCGCCCCGCCTCGGGTGCACGTGACCCCGAGCCCCGTCGGGGAGCTCGAAGCCCCCGCCGCTGTCGCGCACCGCCGCCGTCCCCTGAAGCCGTCCGTCCCGAGTGGAGCGACCGTACGGCAGGGGGCCGACAGTTCAGCGGGTCCAGCCCCAGCGGGTCCAGCCCCAGCGGGTCCAGGCTCAGCGGGTCAGGCCGGCCAGGTCGCCCAGCACCTCGGACATCACCACCGGGTCGACCGTCCCGAACCGGTGCCTCTCCGCCCGCCACGACCCCGGCCCGTGGTCGGTGATCCACACCTCGGTGGTCTTCTGGTCGACGCCGGAGTGGTCGTACCCGAGCGGCACGCCGGGGTCCAGGCCGACCACGACCGCGCGCCCGTCCGGCAGCGGTCGCTGCACCCAGCCGATCGCACCGCCGTCCGACTGCTCCTGGTCCCAGCCCTTGTTCAGCAGCCCGAACACCTTCCCGGACGGCACCACGGCCCCCTGGAACCTGGTCAGCCGGAACGCCTCCGCCTCCTCGGCGGTGAGCCGGTGCACGGGCCTGCCGAGCTGCGGGAACGGTTGCAGCACCTCGTAGTCGGCCAGCAGCTCCGCCCACGCCTCCAGGTCGTCGCCGAGCCGCATCGGGTGGGCCAGCGCCACCCGCTCGCCCGCGCCCAGCTCCACCGGGTCCTCGTTCAGGTCGCCGAGCGTGCGGTCCTCGGCGAGCCGGAACGCCAGTCCCGACTCGGTGATCCACACCAGCCTGCGGGCCAGGTGCCACACCAGCGGGTGGTGCGCGAACAGCGCGGTGAACTCCTCCGCGCTCCACGACCGGCCCGCCAGCATCGCCTGCTCCAACCGGGCGATCTGCGCGGTCGCCGCGGTGCGCACGTCCTTCTTCAGCGCCGCGAACCGCCGGTGCGCCTCGGGGGCCAGCTCCGCGTCGTCGCGCGCGCCGGGCTTGGGCAGGGACTTGAGCCGCTTGCCGTCCGGACCGGTCACGTGCGGGGTGAGCTGCTCGTCGAACCCGACCGTGAACCGCCTCGGCCCGTAGTCCAGCTCCAGCGTGCCGTCCGGGGCCAGGTCGAACGTCGGCACCAGCCGGTCGGACAGCTCGTCGGAGGTCAGCCCCAGCGAGGTCGCGACCTCGGCCAGCTTCTCCTGCGCCCTGGTCCGCACGCCCTTGTGCCTGACCCGCCGCGCCACGTCGTCCAGGTGCACCAGCGCCACGTCCGTGCCCAGCCGCGCCAGCACGTCCAGCCCGAGCACCGCCCTGGCGTGCCCGCCCTCGGCGGGCCACGACCGCAGCTGCGGGCTCAGCGCGCGCACCACCTCGTCGTCGCCGACCAGGCCGAGGCAGGTGAGCGCCCACCCGTCCTTGGACGGCGTCCCGGCGAGCCGCCACTGGTCGAACACCGCCCAGGCGAACCGGGCCAGCGACGTCGGGTCGCACGCCCGCCGCACCTGCTCCAGCCCCGCGTACGGCTCGTCCGGAGTGGACATCGCCAGCGCCACCAGCAGGTTCCGCGCCGCCTCCTCCGGCAGCGCCGCCCGTCCGCCGCGCAGCAGCACCTGCGGCAGCAGGTCCGGGTCCAGCCAGGACGGGACGGCCGGGATCCTCACCGGCAGCACGTCCAGCGGGTCCATCGCCAGCGACGCGGCCACGATCGCGGCGACCTGCTCGCCGTGCTCGCGCGCGGCGGTCATGGCGTGCTCGGGGATCTGCCGCAGCGCGTTCTCGGCCGCCCGCCGAGCGGTCCCGGCCGGGCCGACCGCCACCGGCGCCAGGAACCGGGCCGCGTCCACCCCGTGCCGCTCCAACCAGCGCCGCGCCACCGGCCGCGCGGACCGCACCCGCACCAACCAGTCCGCGACCAGCGCCGCGACCTCGGGAGCCGCGTACGGCAGCACCAGCTCCGCCAGCGCGCCCGGCCGGGACCTGGCCAGCGCCACGACCTGCGGCAGCACGTCCAGCCCGAACCGGGCGATCAGCGGCCTGCCCCACCGCTCCGCCGCCCACGGGTCCGGCTTCCAGTCCGCCAGCAGCGGTCGGACCAGGCGCTCGGCGGCGTGCAGGAACATCGCCGGGTGGTCGTAGTGCGAGCGCAGCCGACCGGCGACGTAGGCCCGCACCGTCGCCTCCCAGTCCGGGAAGCGGCGCGGGCGGAAGTGCTCCGAGCGCCACGCCTCGAACTCGCCCGGCTCCCACACCAGCCCCGGCGCGGCCAGCGGTTCCAGGCCCTTCACGACCTTCGGCCTCGCGGCCCTCCTGCGCTCCTTCGCCCACGGCGGCGAGGTCAGCACGGGCGGCGCGCCCTCGGCGGACGCGGGAACGGCCCGGTGCGCGGCCCGCTCCCGCTCCAGCACGGTCCTGGTCGCCTCGGGCAGGCCGCTCACGTCCAGGTCGGCGAACTTGACCGCGACGGCGCGCAGCACCTTCGCCACGTCCGAGGTCGCCGGCCTGCCCACGGCCGCGGCGGCCAGCAGCCGCAGCGCCCGCTCCGGGTCGCGCGCGGCCATCGAGTGCGCGGCCAGGCGCACCGGGCGCAGCGCGAACCGGGGGAGCAGCAGCGCGAACGCCTCGTCACCGGGCAGCTCCGCCAGCACCTCCAGCGCGTGGCCGTGCTCCTGCGCGGACAGCTGCTCGACGTCGAGCAGGCGGCCCAGCACGGGCAGCACGCCGTGGCCCAGCGCGTCCAGCGCGGTCCACAGCACCTCGGGGGACGGCAGGTACCACATCACCCAGCCGAGGGACATCAGGCGGATCAGCTGGTCGGCCTCGCCCACCGAGGTCAGCAGCAGGAAGCTGTCCGAGGAGTACATCGGGCCGCCGAGGGTCTCGGTGACCACCTCGTCCGCCCACCCCCGCTCGCCGGGGACCAGGTAGCTGACCGCCAGCCTGCCCTGCGCGGTGTCCCGCGACCGCGCCAGCGCCGCGACCACCTCGGCGTGCTCCGCCTCGGGGCACACCGCGAGCAGCTCGCGCGCCCGCCGCATCAGCGCGATCTCCTCCGGGGGGACGCTCCGCGCGGTCGGCGCGCGGTGGCGCAGGGTCCAGCGGGGCTTGTAGCTGTCGGAGAGCTTGTGGAGCACCACCTCCACCCGCGCCAGCTCGGCGACCGCCCGCGCCGCGAACACCAGCCCGTGCGCCGCCACCCAGGCGTCCACGACCCCGGACGCGCGCGGGTGCTCCTGGTGCAGCAGCAGCCGCAGCACGGCCGCCGCGCCCAGCGGGGTGGGGGAGCCGTCGAGGTGGGCGTTCGCGGCGGCGGCCAGCTCGGGCTCGCTGCCGTTCGCCTTGGCCGCGCCGGGCGCGGTGGTCGAGTCGGTCGTCACGAGCGACCAGCGCGCGCCGCTGGACAGCTCGCCGCGCACGTCGGCCCGGTCGACCGCCGCGTCCGGCCGCACCACCACCTCGGGGCGGGTGCGCCCGCCGCGTCTCACGTGCACGTGAGCGCGCTTGGCCGAGGGGATCTGGAACTCCCCGGACTCGTCCCCCGTGGTGCGCACTGCGGTCCTCCCGAAGCGGTCCGTCCGAATCGCGGCGAACCGTACGACGGGGGTCCGACAGTTCCGGTTCCCCGCAGCTCAGGCGGGCTCCGGTCAGTCCACGCAGGACCCGCGCCCCCGCCGCCGCGTCCTGACGGCGGGGGCGCGGGAGACCCGTCAGGTCGCCTCGGCGACGATCTCCGGACCGACTTCCAGCTCCACGCCCGCCGCCCGCGCGCACACCTGCGCGACCTCGTGCGCCACCCGCTCCCACGGGTAGCGCACCCGCACCCGGTCCGCGCCCGCGATGCCGTACGCGTCCCGGCGCGCGTCGTCCACCAGCAGCGACCGCAGCACCCCGACCAGGGCCTTCCGGTCGCGCGGCGGCACCAGCACGCCGGTCACCCCGTCCACCACGGTGTCCGCGAGCCCGCCCACCGCCGTCGCCACGACCGGGACGCCGCAGGCCATCGCCTCCAGCGCCACCAGCCCGAAGTCCGCGGCCCACGGCACGTGCACCACCGCGTCGGCGGAGCGCAGCAGCGCGGGCACCTCCTCGCGCCGCACCCGGCCGGGCAGCCGCACTCGGTTGGCCACGCCCAGCTCGGCGGCGCGGGCCCGAGCCCGGTCGATGCCGCGCGCGTCCCCGCCGAGCACCACCAGCTCCGCCTCGGGCAGCGACCGCAGCGCCCACAGCAGGTCCTCGGTCCCGCGCTCCGGGGCCAGGTCGTTCACCGCCACCAGCCGCTGCGGGGCCCAGCGCGGCGCGACGGGGCCCTCCGGGTCGAACCGGGCGCGGTCCACCCCGGACGGCACCACGGAGATCCGCCGCCTCGGCACGCCCAGC includes:
- a CDS encoding ATP-binding protein; amino-acid sequence: MSDTDFPDDLQRPPAEVRFADELARLRESDRAHRPPGWALSLDAARRFVVGDDKLGVSRKFVGDPSLVDRSLVTLATSRGLMLVGEPGTAKSLLSELIAAAVCGESTLTIQGGAATTEDQIKYSWNYALLVAEGPSPRSLVPAPMLRGMAEGKVVRFEEITRCPLEVQDCMLSLLSERVVAVPELIGRDSMVFAKAGFNVIATANTRDRGVNEMSAALKRRFNFETVFPIADLRTELELVEQESAKLLERSGVGVPPRRDVLEVLVRTFRDLREGGSGQADRLSTVMSTAEAVSVAHAVGLRGWYLRGEAGTAADVVECLAGTAAKDSPDDLAKLRRYLEQQAGRRKGEQWSELHRARHLLPG
- a CDS encoding DUF4132 domain-containing protein, whose protein sequence is MRDSGGGFELPDGARGHVHPRRGGRTGVDAAPLRGAAADRVDVRAELSEGSRAALTGVGDGDDSARRPVGSLPHLVRAAEAHLDGSPTPLGAAAVLRLLANQEHPRVPRLVDAWVEAHDLVFAARAIAGLARVEAVHCPAPSGGHGWHLRELRPGSCAIRWQERDLALRARTLLAACPDAVHAEVVAALAGSRDTPQGRLLVSYLVPTEREWAEEVVAEVLRGPRDSADSDPVLAALGTADQLTRLLGLDWVVRRLPTPEFLWTALDVLGHDLLPALDRLLGTPELPEPARDLVAEVLAVLPGDDAFAVLLPRLGQREVRPLARAVAGRDPERALRLLAAEAEIGPATSDAAIVLRSLVVGLADLDVRDLPEAAGAVLARERAARRAAPAEGLPPVLTSPPWARERREAEAPVVVAGLEPLVRPHLRWEPGEREGWLAKQPRTGPDPADWTALADACADGRPTNHGSVLFARAPEELVRPLLARWNPEPWAAEQWGRPVVARFGLDVLPRVLALGQVRPTSLGGLLAPFATPEVAGVMADWLSRFKHARPIARGWLERHGVDAARLLAPVAVGPAGTERRAAEHALRQIPEHALTAAREHGERVAAIVAASLALDPLDVLPVRVPAVPAWLEPDLLPQVLRDGGRTALPEGAVRHLLVVLALSTPEDPHAGLEQAREACDPASLARFAWAVFDQWRMAGAPHPDRWALTCLALVGDDQVVRALGPLLAAWPVGSAKADVGLAVLARIGTDVALTCLDDASRRLRNKWLRGRARQELDGVATARGLSAEELSDRLVPDFGLSPDGALELDFGPRRFVVGFDEQLRPHVTGPDGKRLKSLPKPGARDDAALAARAHERFAALKRDLRTSAAEQLTRLERAMVAGRTWGVEEFTRLFTGHPLLWPLGRRLVWTTEAGLAFRLAEDRTLGDLHESPVVLGPDERVAIAHPLRLGADLAAWAELLADYEVLQPFPQLGRAVHRLTAEEGGADELARFRDFPVLNGKVVALLDRGPWSQAGGLGGPIGRVRRALPDGRGVVVGLDPALPRGRVPVGTGQRITEVRIAERGPFGTADPVVVSEVVEDLLGLAR
- a CDS encoding DUF4132 domain-containing protein, whose protein sequence is MGTAGGVIGEFRLPPGVRGEAHPRRGGRTRPEVVAAGGVAAGRVDRREELPPQARWALHATAPSEGSWASRVNGSAPELVEAANAHLDGDRNPLGAAVVACLLGDEATPDLDGPVAAWVDAHGLVFAAQAVVELAGIVVLRYQDGDGVPRRAVRRRVSQDAVARGVVGGRLVRSLLAVCPDDVHAEVVAALAGLRGSPVGRLAVSYLVPTEAAWVEEVVTEVLAGPRHSPDGRVVLLSVGAVDQLQRLLRLEWVLWHVTTPEVLHTALDVMGHDLLPVLERLLELPLRGHEAVLDVIASMPGDGPFQFLLPRIKQRYARSALMGLSLRDPERALRLLDAETAGRPSTSEAARLLRALVVRFRDVDPTEVPERVRAALERVRAAHRGVPEAGVDELPRVLVSPPWEVKRRPAEPEVVPGVEPPAGRALVWEPGERETWSAVGAGVRTPAEWAALVRDYRAGELRWRHEEPPLFVGGPEDEVRPLLADWTPDPRGAERWGRPLVARFGLEALPQALALARARPATLAELVLPCATPEVAGLVADWLVRVRSARPVARRWLERHGLVAARLLVPVAVGPAGARRRAAENALRQTPEHAMTAARERGERVASVVAAALAVDPLDVLPARVPAVPAWLDEDALPQLLLRGGERALPPRAARNVLVVLALSTPDEPYAGLDQVRRACDPTSLARFAQEVFELWRLSGMPAKEGWALTGLGLVGDDEVVRELSPLIRMWPAEGGHARAATALDVLARLGTDVALLHLGDLARRVRHKGVRTGAQARLDEVATSRGLTPEQLADRLVPDFGLSPEGSLVLDYGPRRFTVGFDEQLTPHVTGPDGKRLKSLPKPGARDDRVLAPEAQRRFAALKKDVRTAAVGQIARLEQAMLAGRTWSAEEFTALFAHHPLVWHLARRLVWITESGLAFRLAEDRTLGDLNESPVVLGPDERVALAHPMGLGDDLEAWAELLADYEVLQPFPQLGRPVHRLTAEEAGATALVRFHDRVAPHGKVLGLLRKGWEHDGLGNGGVIDRVRRPLPDGRAVVVGLDPGVDRDHDPAQDEQRITEVRLADHSPTAEGERVHRFGTADPVALSEALGDLDGLIR